From the genome of Triticum aestivum cultivar Chinese Spring chromosome 3B, IWGSC CS RefSeq v2.1, whole genome shotgun sequence, one region includes:
- the LOC123072889 gene encoding uncharacterized protein isoform X1, producing the protein MGYEDTAVFATVLIQEQAAGRTNQVLMEVFHVHISRNLQVPPPLPPAQLLGTPAYQPDGDASSTGVRCRHEDADGDTAAAGMHMAALVLRRDGDRADADGHAADGAGVPRQDGHVPAVARANHGFPY; encoded by the exons ATGGGGTATGAGGACACGGCGGTGTTCGCCACAGTGCTCATCCAGGAGCAGGCCGCCGGACGCACCAACCAGGTTCTCATGGAGGTCTTTCATGTCCACATCAGCCGTAACCTCCAGGTgcccccgccgctgccgccagcCCAGCTCTTGGGTACCCCGGCTTATCAACCAG ATGGCGATGCATCCAGCACAGGTGTTCGCTGCCGGCACGAAGATGCAGATGGTGATACTGCCGCCGCCGGGATGCACATGGCGGCACTGGTTCTCCGCCGGGATGGAGATAGAGCTGATGCTGATGGCCATGCTGCCGACGGTGCCGGAGTTCCCCGCCAGGATGGACATGTCCCAGCAGTAGCTCGGGCGAATCACGGCTTCCCCTACTGA
- the LOC123072889 gene encoding uncharacterized protein isoform X2, with protein MGYEDTAVFATVLIQEQAAGRTNQVLMEVFHVHISRNLQVPPPLPPAQLLGTPAYQPGVRCRHEDADGDTAAAGMHMAALVLRRDGDRADADGHAADGAGVPRQDGHVPAVARANHGFPY; from the exons ATGGGGTATGAGGACACGGCGGTGTTCGCCACAGTGCTCATCCAGGAGCAGGCCGCCGGACGCACCAACCAGGTTCTCATGGAGGTCTTTCATGTCCACATCAGCCGTAACCTCCAGGTgcccccgccgctgccgccagcCCAGCTCTTGGGTACCCCGGCTTATCAACCAG GTGTTCGCTGCCGGCACGAAGATGCAGATGGTGATACTGCCGCCGCCGGGATGCACATGGCGGCACTGGTTCTCCGCCGGGATGGAGATAGAGCTGATGCTGATGGCCATGCTGCCGACGGTGCCGGAGTTCCCCGCCAGGATGGACATGTCCCAGCAGTAGCTCGGGCGAATCACGGCTTCCCCTACTGA
- the LOC123072889 gene encoding uncharacterized protein isoform X3 encodes MGYEDTAVFATVLIQEQAAGRTNQVLMEVFHVHISRNLQVPPPLPPAQLLGTPAYQPAQVFAAGTKMQMVILPPPGCTWRHWFSAGMEIELMLMAMLPTVPEFPARMDMSQQ; translated from the exons ATGGGGTATGAGGACACGGCGGTGTTCGCCACAGTGCTCATCCAGGAGCAGGCCGCCGGACGCACCAACCAGGTTCTCATGGAGGTCTTTCATGTCCACATCAGCCGTAACCTCCAGGTgcccccgccgctgccgccagcCCAGCTCTTGGGTACCCCGGCTTATCAACCAG CACAGGTGTTCGCTGCCGGCACGAAGATGCAGATGGTGATACTGCCGCCGCCGGGATGCACATGGCGGCACTGGTTCTCCGCCGGGATGGAGATAGAGCTGATGCTGATGGCCATGCTGCCGACGGTGCCGGAGTTCCCCGCCAGGATGGACATGTCCCAGCAGTAG